ACAATTGCTATTTTTAGACGATCTCCTTGATCCAAGTTCAACCACCCCAATCCTCTGAACCACTTATAGCTGGTTGATCCTTAATTACTTCTTCAAAGGTCCTTGTAGATTAATTTTTGCTTGTTTTTTCAGATACCAACACCAGCACTAACCAGGTATACCACTATAGGACAATTCAATGCCTTTCAATCCCCTCTTTCATGAAACAAATGTTGAATTTTTTTCAACATTCTTTGCTTTCACCTCCATTTTTGGCTCCAATTTCACTAGGGAGTTATTTTGCTATTAATGGTGTTGCCTGAGTCATTTTATTTTGATATCCTTCAAAACTGAGATTCACTTATTGCACAAAATTTCAACTCATTACTCCATGTCTCTCAACTTTACAATGAGATTTCAACAATTTAAGTGAATTTATTGTTGCTTTTTGGCTCCATGTTGCATGAGCCTAAATGTTAAGCTACTACAAATCATACATACGCTTCAAGGGTTTCTGCCTCCATTCTTATAACCATGGTGACCAAATCTTCTCCACCTCCTAAACTTCACCAGATATGGCATCTAAAAGGAATTAGAGAACTAAATATTTAGACATCAGATGACACCCAACTAAATACATCCAGTTAACGAAAAAAGCAGCCTTTTGGAATCATTCATGGAGAAATTTCCGTAATATTAGTAATTAACAATGATAAACAATCTGATCATTTATACTGTTAAGTACCATGCAAATACTATCAGAAGACCATTCCTTCAAAGAAATCCAGAAACAGAATTGGCTGCTGAGCCAAAAATTACCGCACAAAAGGCACAAACAATGAATAAAATACAACACAAGACTAAGATAGGTACAAACCGAATCCTTCTTGTTGTTCTGCCTGTCTTCCAAATCTTGAAGGGTCCCATCAAGCCGCTTCCTGTAAATTACGTAAACAAGGTAAGAACAGCATCCTATCatcaagaaaacaaaagaaacgaCATGGCAACTGAAAACGAAACAAATTGACCGAGCCACTGATGTCATGGAAAAGGTTTAAGGGGAACCCACAGTTCGGCAGAGATGTACTCTATCCTCTTGCGGACGTTGGCCTTCGCCTCCGCCAGGTCTTGCTTCACGAGCACCGGCCCTATCAGCTTATACACATTGGCATTCTCATTCAACAACTCCAATTCCTGCAAAACATAGACATCGAGATCGAATGTTGATGCATGATAAAAACCAAAAGCGCCTTCCCTCTTCCTTCCAACTGTAGAACAAGGAGAGAAAAAAGGCAAAAGGGAGCACCTTGAGGACGAGCTCGTTCTCGCCGAGCTGGATGGTGTACTGCTTCCTCACCCGGTGGTTCTTGGCGATGTCTACGGTGAATTTGGAAAGATAAATAAGACCAATATCGGAAAAGAGAAATATAGGGTTaggatttgagagaagggagaatggagagAAGGAAGAATTACCGGCCTTTCTGGAGTTTGCTGAGAGCGTTGGCTTGGGATTCAAGGTCGCGCTGGAGCTCTCTGAGGGCCGCCGACGAAGCCATAAGGTTTATGCAGCGCAGCGGCGAATTCAGAAATCTTTCTTCGTGAAGTCAATATAATAAAAGAAATggagggagaaagaaagaaaataataataataataataaatattattttaaaaaaataataatatataaaattttgaatattttttataataaaatattataaataaaaattataataaaatattagatattattaaatattaaatttgtaattgttaattaaaaattattttaattatatatatttgatacggGTAAAAATAGGGACAGGAAAAACTCAAAGgatgttatcaaaaaaaaaaaagaagctaaaagaaatatatttaattcaggttgagaaaaaaaaaaagataggaaCATATAGTTTTTGTTGTATTTGTATTGGttaggatataaaaaataaattgatgtagATTTTAAATATAAGAGGTGGCAGATGGAGACATGAGATTAGAATGGGATattgaaagataaataaaaaataatgaataagaataaaaaaagaatgagagagaaaaggagaaagatcaaagtaGCATTTAGAGAGATGAGATAtgtgagatattaaaaaaaaatatatgtcttaatttttttttcatcttttgatatgatttttttagaatataaaaataaattaatatagactttaaatataagagatggatggatgggattgaaataaaatatcaaaaaataaataaaaataataataaataaagaaagagaaagaaagaaaatagggAAAGAGGTCAAAGTGGTATAAGAAAAggaatgagaaaaaaaagaagtagGACATGCGAGTCATCAGAAAAAGAAATAtagatcataattatttttttaatataatttttttatttttttatttttatttttttattaatatatatatttatatctattgtggggttaattttattttattttttttctctgatcAATAGCTTTTTATACTAACAGTCTAGTAAATGTATACATTGGGCTCTTTTTTTtgtggggtcaattgaccccacaATTTCCTACGTGCATCCACCAATGCGGCAGCGGTGGCGGCGGGGAGGGGAGAAGGTGGACCAGGGTCTGTCTATTTGGGGCCGGGCCTAGCCACGGCCGGGTGATCTCTACAAATGTTAGTGCACTCACAATTTCAAATTCATTCTTTGGGATGGGCCTTTACTTGGCCCAGGGTCAACGGCTTTGGGGCCGAAGCTTTGGCCCCGTTCGGCTCGCCCAACAGGTCTACGAGTGGAACACAAGAGATGTTACGATGGGGAACGGCCCAGCCAAAAAAGAACGCTGAAGCAGCGACGATGTGGAAATagcaaaattttttgtgcaccacaagTGGTATAAAAAATCTGATATGAAGAGTATTACTTTATGTGATTAGTCCACATAGCCACTACTTTCTAACGTATATTTAATGTCTatagtttcatttttttatttaaaaattttgaatgacgaaaatatcttatCTCTgtggaaaaaattatgatatcttatatccatattatgacatcctgcgtgcagaaatttataattttgatgcaaaatatcataatatgccatggatgtcacaattttttttaaatagcaagtcattttcgtcattcaaaattttaaaatgaaaaagcgaAATTGCgggcattaaatgtgcattagaatgtggttggacaaaaataccccttctatattatgacatcctgcatgcaggaagtcataatttgatgcaggatgtcataatataccacagaatgtcataattttttgggccatattataacatcctacgtATAGGAAATTATAATATATCCAacgatataatttttttcaaagagtagagATATTTTCATCGTGCAAATTTtataaacaaaaaaaagaaaactgcAAGTATTAAATGTGCATTAGAAAATGGTGGCCACGAGATCAATCACATAAAACAGTGCGCTccatgtcagattttctacaccgctcgtggtgcacaaaaaaattctcatggaaaTATCTCGGAGACCAGTGTTAACAAGTACTGCCCATATTAGTTCCAGGACCTACATATCCTCAAtgcgaaattctttgtacaccgcccacgatgtagaaaatctgatgtggagcgCACCACTTTATCCCATTAGACCACGTGATCATCTCTTTTCATCGCGTATTTAATATCCATTTAATACTtctagttttatattttcatttgaaattttgaatgatgaaaatatcacttTTTTTTCGAAAAATTTATTACATCCTGTGCTGATATTATGGCATTCCGCAttgaaattataactttctgcacAAGATATCATAAGTTTTTCATAGGATATCTAAAGAAGAAGGGATATCTTcgtcattgaaaaaaatatgacatcTTGTGTTCAATTATGGCATCTTGTGTTAAAATTGATAGGTATTTTCGTCATAGGATGTCATAGTTTTTCAATAACCAAAATGCCCTTCCCTCTTTATGACATcctgttaaaaaattatgatattctatgtaaaaaatcataatttcaatacAAGATGCCATAATATcaacataagatgtcataattttttcgaaagagaagagattttttcatcattcaaaatttcaaacgaaaaattaGAACCGCAAACATTAAATGCGTATTAGAAAATAATGACTATATGGTCAAATAAGATGAAGCAGTGCGTTTCACATCATATTTTCTACACTGTAGATGGTGTACAGAGAATTTTTCTATCCTCAATTGTTCCACGCGTGGCATCTTGTTTGCAAATAATAAATTCagacctttcttttcttttcttttcttttcttttcgtttTGTGGGGGTGGCTGGGTGGGTAGACCAAGGAGCGTTACTGACCATTTTGATAGCTAAAAAGATAACCATTCTCTCGACTTCATCGAGAAAGAACTAACCTCGGTAATTAGTATTTTTACCCTCTAAGAGAAGGTTGACTTGTTTATCTTGCAGTGCCTGCCATTAGCCTTCATGCACAACTTATAATTCTGGTAATATACGCACTGTTGTGCAAAACTTTCAAGCTGCATATTTACGACGGCATATTTGGTCAAGAAGGGCCCAAAAGCCTAGTACACTTTTCGCTTCAAATTCCCAGATCCATCGTTTCAGCAATTCTAAATTTTTCTTCAGGGAGAAAACTGGCTCAACATTTTTTCGAGAGATTCTATCAAAAGCAGTTGGTCTAACAACACAGCAGGTTATCGTGGCCAAAAAGACATAACAGAGCTCATACAAGGGTCATTCAAAACGAGTAACCAATGAATCTCCCACAATCATACCCTG
The sequence above is a segment of the Elaeis guineensis isolate ETL-2024a chromosome 7, EG11, whole genome shotgun sequence genome. Coding sequences within it:
- the LOC105048160 gene encoding prefoldin subunit 6; the protein is MASSAALRELQRDLESQANALSKLQKDIAKNHRVRKQYTIQLGENELVLKELELLNENANVYKLIGPVLVKQDLAEAKANVRKRIEYISAELKRLDGTLQDLEDRQNNKKDSIVKLQQKIQTLQAGKAKP